One genomic region from Anabaena sp. PCC 7108 encodes:
- a CDS encoding HetP family heterocyst commitment protein, whose amino-acid sequence MIQKSFDQNQRLDKIFKYTQFQQIIKAIILGNYSWACVLFLHFSGYDPLEYIPHETYSNLLKENCILGDDNHHGTDESKLKLSNIKLSWIKLKNSKHSSK is encoded by the coding sequence ATGATTCAAAAAAGTTTTGATCAAAATCAACGGCTAGATAAAATATTTAAATATACACAGTTTCAACAGATTATCAAAGCCATTATTTTGGGTAATTATTCTTGGGCTTGTGTTTTATTTCTGCATTTTTCTGGTTATGATCCTCTGGAATATATACCCCATGAAACTTACAGTAACTTATTGAAAGAAAACTGTATCTTGGGTGATGATAATCATCATGGCACTGATGAGTCAAAATTAAAACTCTCCAATATTAAATTAAGCTGGATTAAATTGAAAAATAGTAAACATAGCTCTAAATAA